The proteins below come from a single Alosa sapidissima isolate fAloSap1 chromosome 23, fAloSap1.pri, whole genome shotgun sequence genomic window:
- the LOC121698668 gene encoding gamma-crystallin S: MSMKSLTRRPFTLLCLPQIIFYEDKNFQGRRYECDSDCSDFHTYLSRCNSIRVESGAWVVYERPNYQGSQYVLTHGEYPDYQRWMGLGDRLSSCKMVHIASGSQYKIQFYDKGDFAGQVYEATDDCPSVPERFRTHEVHSCKVLEGVWVFYEHPNYRGRQYLVERGEYRKPMDWGAVCPTIQSFRRLTE; encoded by the exons ATGTCAATGAAATCACTGACCAGACGACCATTCACCCTACTCTGTCTTCCCCAGATTATTTTCTATGAGGACAAGAATTTCCAGGGCCGTCGCTATGAGTGCGACAGCGACTGCTCGGACTTCCACACCTACCTGAGCCGCTGCAACTCCATCCGGGTGGAGAGCGGGGCCTGGGTGGTGTATGAGCGGCCCAACTACCAGGGCTCCCAGTACGTGCTGACCCACGGCGAGTACCCCGACTACCAGCGCTGGATGGGACTCGGTGACCGCCTCAGCTCCTGCAAGATGGTCCACATT GCCAGTGGCTCCCAGTATAAGATCCAGTTCTATGACAAGGGCGATTTTGCCGGGCAGGTGTACGAGGCCACTGACGACTGTCCCTCTGTACCAGAGCGGTTCCGCACACATGAGGTCCACTCCTGCAAGGTCCTGGAGGGCGTGTGGGTCTTCTACGAGCACCCCAACTACCGCGGGCGCCAGTACCTGGTGGAGAGGGGCGAGTACCGCAAGCCCATGGACTGGGGTGCTGTGTGCCCCACCATCCAGTCCTTCCGGCGCCTCACCGAGTAA
- the mettl21a gene encoding protein N-lysine methyltransferase METTL21A, whose amino-acid sequence MALVPYDESSAVPALAKLRESSAEFHFANHSVRLTQDWNRLGVAAVVWDAAVVLCMFMELGHVELKGKTAIELGAGTGLVGIVATLLGANVTITDRVPALEFLAANVHDNIPPSLQGAVKVSDLTWGEGLEHYEAGAYDLVFGADIVYLEETFPALLRTLEHLSSERTVVLLSCRLRYERDERFLGLLKRKFTVKEVHYDAQRDIHIYKATRTADKRDL is encoded by the exons ATGGCTTTAGTACCTTACGATGAAAGCAGTGCTGTACCTGCACTGGCAAAACTACGCGAGTCCTCCGCCGAGTTCCACTTTGCCAACCACAGCGTGCGTCTGACACAAGACTGGAACCGTTTGGGTGTCGCCGCGGTCGTCTGGGATGCC GCTGTAGTTCTGTGCATGTTTATGGAGCTGGGACACGTTGAATTGAAGGGAAAGACTGCAATTGAGTTAGGAGCTGGCACAGGCCTGGTAGGCATAGTGGCTACTCTTCTGG GGGCCAATGTCACCATTACTGACAGGGTACCTGCGCTCGAGTTTCTGGCTGCCAACGTGCATGACAACATTCCTCCGTCCCTGCAAGGGGCAGTGAAGGTGTCTGATCTGACCTGGGGGGAGGGCCTCGAGCACTATGAGGCTGGCGCCTATGACCTCGTTTTCGGGGCCGACATTGTGTACCTGGAGGAGACATTCCCGGCCCTGCTGCGGACACTGGAACACCTGAGCTCGGAACGTACGGTTGTGCTGCTCTCCTGCCGCCTGCGGTACGAGCGCGACGAGAGGTTCCTCGGCCTGCTGAAGAGGAAGTTCACCGTGAAGGAGGTCCACTATGACGCGCAGAGGGACATCCACATCTACAAGGCCACTAGGACTGCTGACAAGAGAGATCTATGA